In Candidatus Contubernalis alkalaceticus, the following proteins share a genomic window:
- a CDS encoding FtsX-like permease family protein yields the protein MTFRQLVLKNLRTNLRRYLAYFLCVLFSMTIFFLFAAIWFVPDFTEQTSAGMRQIILIGWIITGLFSLFFISYAHNQFSKARAREFGILLSYGLLQRDIKKMVILENIIIYLAALLSAFLGGAVFSRLFFLIITSLLRIENIHFALTVQSFLLTAVSFVPVLAAVALLTMMKTANTTVMSLLKEAGHPELQQSGNLSLAMLGIVIIILTVGSLFFYTSDPANTLSMQRVIIAAFVLCLTGLYLFIHNFGSIYYAMIKSRPNSYYANIINLAEVAHRFGQNRTVTFVVCLLSVGVVMFTSLSYTLFTQTYWVVEQEQLYDVMIKEFSTLNHHMGSDYEDILNSSDASVINSGSLDVIYLQAPQIINDLWRPNKWVPITPLTQYNSVFNSDYQLADGAAITVVYNRLENDREFFIEEIHLQDGNVSIILHQEQTIYKKIFDRYAFGQPVIIVISDSDFAQFAHQAEEVNKGALHLYKYDDWTKSGLAVQKLVDEQQVTLSVLSATYPEEIAVITSRHPHAFNPVSKYMRYDHNKQVGGFALFIMGFISLLFVVAICILVYFKIFSDHQDDKEKIALLSTVGITSFQIKRYLYGKLKLIMTIPIFLGSLLAIAFSLALNLGNVVEMEISNMVILSNTLIITIVYWLFVQLFYHWLKFDYYRSLN from the coding sequence ATGACTTTTAGGCAGCTGGTTTTAAAAAATTTGCGGACTAATCTGAGAAGATATCTGGCTTATTTTTTGTGTGTCCTGTTTTCCATGACAATATTTTTCCTCTTTGCCGCAATTTGGTTTGTGCCAGATTTTACGGAGCAGACTTCGGCCGGCATGCGGCAGATCATCTTAATAGGGTGGATAATAACCGGCCTCTTCTCGCTCTTTTTTATCTCATATGCCCATAATCAGTTCAGTAAAGCAAGAGCCAGGGAGTTTGGTATCTTGCTCTCGTACGGCTTACTGCAACGAGATATAAAAAAGATGGTGATACTAGAGAATATCATCATCTACCTGGCTGCATTGCTGAGTGCTTTTTTAGGAGGAGCCGTTTTTTCCAGACTGTTTTTTCTGATAATAACTAGTCTATTGAGGATTGAAAACATTCACTTTGCGTTAACAGTACAAAGTTTTCTTCTCACAGCTGTCAGCTTTGTGCCGGTACTGGCCGCTGTAGCTCTTTTGACCATGATGAAAACAGCTAACACGACTGTAATGTCGCTATTAAAGGAAGCAGGTCATCCCGAACTTCAACAGTCAGGTAACTTGAGCTTAGCAATGCTGGGGATAGTTATTATCATCCTTACTGTGGGGTCACTTTTTTTCTATACCAGTGATCCGGCCAACACCTTAAGTATGCAAAGAGTTATCATCGCTGCCTTTGTTCTTTGCCTTACCGGATTATATCTGTTCATCCATAATTTCGGTTCCATCTATTATGCCATGATTAAAAGTCGGCCGAACAGTTATTATGCAAACATTATCAACCTGGCAGAGGTTGCTCACCGTTTCGGGCAAAACAGAACAGTAACATTTGTAGTTTGCTTACTCAGTGTGGGAGTGGTGATGTTTACTTCTCTTTCATATACCCTTTTTACCCAGACGTATTGGGTTGTAGAGCAGGAGCAGCTCTATGATGTGATGATTAAAGAATTCAGTACGCTGAATCACCATATGGGGTCCGATTATGAAGACATCCTCAACTCGTCGGATGCTTCAGTGATCAACTCTGGTTCACTGGACGTTATTTACCTGCAGGCGCCACAAATAATAAATGACCTGTGGCGGCCAAATAAATGGGTACCAATAACACCTCTTACCCAATACAACAGTGTTTTTAACTCAGATTACCAGCTTGCTGACGGTGCTGCAATAACTGTGGTCTATAACAGGCTTGAAAATGACAGGGAGTTCTTCATTGAGGAAATACACCTGCAGGATGGCAATGTTTCCATAATTCTACATCAAGAGCAGACTATCTATAAAAAGATCTTTGACCGCTACGCCTTTGGCCAGCCTGTCATAATAGTCATAAGTGACAGTGATTTTGCCCAATTTGCCCACCAAGCTGAGGAGGTTAATAAAGGCGCTTTGCACTTATATAAATATGATGACTGGACAAAAAGCGGGCTGGCAGTACAAAAGCTGGTGGATGAACAGCAAGTAACGCTCTCTGTGTTAAGTGCAACTTATCCTGAAGAAATAGCTGTAATAACCAGTAGGCATCCTCATGCCTTTAACCCTGTTTCTAAGTACATGAGGTACGACCATAATAAGCAGGTGGGAGGATTTGCCCTGTTTATCATGGGATTTATCAGCTTACTGTTTGTGGTAGCCATCTGTATTTTGGTTTACTTTAAGATTTTTTCCGATCACCAAGACGATAAAGAAAAAATCGCTTTGCTCTCCACGGTGGGGATCACCAGCTTCCAGATAAAAAGATACCTCTACGGAAAACTGAAGTTGATTATGACTATACCCATTTTTTTAGGCAGCCTTTTAGCCATTGCCTTCAGCCTAGCTCTGAATCTGGGTAATGTGGTGGAGATGGAAATTTCCAATATGGTTATCTTATCAAATACCTTGATTATAACAATTGTTTACTGGCTTTTTGTGCAGTTGTTCTATCATTGGCTCAAGTTTGATTATTATAGATCGCTAAACTAA
- a CDS encoding transposase, with amino-acid sequence MGKNNIRYDDEFKSGAVKMVVEKGVPVSKVAKDLGVSEPAIRRWVNNKTLPKDAAAKKLLELEAENKKLRKELSDANDTVNILKKSVAIFVKP; translated from the coding sequence ATGGGTAAAAATAATATTAGATATGATGATGAATTTAAGTCAGGTGCTGTAAAAATGGTTGTAGAAAAAGGTGTCCCAGTAAGTAAGGTAGCAAAGGATCTAGGAGTATCAGAGCCTGCCATTAGAAGATGGGTAAATAATAAGACTTTACCGAAAGACGCTGCTGCCAAAAAGCTTTTAGAGCTTGAAGCAGAGAATAAAAAGCTTAGAAAAGAGCTTAGCGACGCTAATGATACTGTAAACATTTTAAAAAAGTCAGTAGCCATTTTCGTAAAACCATAG
- a CDS encoding PDC sensor domain-containing protein, translating to MTNADTEEILLSLGEEVEKVVHKVMEGKKNIEAGVHHNYIVEKGLFSISKAVNGMAFNIESSNKEITNYLSQVNSAAISQKQSLEKITGVGEILKKAALMLEESSSRIKSNEEGLASFKELTPLVNRLKNVLLESAAKEKIRSMSVDNHRDVILDIINNHKELEVVWSNRADGSFVISEPPAGLANAKVRQWWQRSMAGENYVSEIYISSITRKPCLTLSVPIRSKDGSIIGVLGSDIRLKT from the coding sequence TTGACAAACGCCGATACCGAGGAAATTTTACTATCTTTAGGTGAAGAAGTAGAAAAAGTTGTACATAAAGTAATGGAAGGAAAGAAAAATATTGAAGCAGGCGTTCACCATAACTACATTGTAGAAAAGGGGTTGTTCAGTATTTCTAAGGCTGTAAATGGCATGGCTTTTAATATTGAGTCCAGTAATAAGGAAATAACTAACTATCTATCCCAAGTCAATTCAGCCGCCATTTCTCAAAAACAAAGCTTGGAAAAGATAACTGGTGTAGGCGAAATATTAAAAAAGGCTGCATTGATGCTGGAGGAAAGCAGCAGCAGGATTAAATCAAATGAAGAAGGCCTGGCTTCTTTCAAAGAACTGACACCCCTGGTTAATCGGCTAAAAAATGTTTTACTTGAATCGGCTGCAAAAGAAAAAATACGGTCAATGAGTGTTGATAATCACAGGGATGTTATACTAGATATCATAAACAATCATAAAGAGCTGGAGGTAGTCTGGTCAAATCGAGCCGATGGTTCTTTCGTTATTTCCGAACCTCCCGCAGGTCTAGCCAACGCCAAAGTAAGACAGTGGTGGCAAAGATCTATGGCGGGGGAGAATTATGTCTCTGAAATCTATATTTCATCAATTACCAGGAAGCCATGCCTTACCTTATCTGTTCCCATCCGGAGCAAAGATGGAAGTATTATAGGAGTTTTAGGTTCTGATATACGCCTTAAAACTTAA
- a CDS encoding ABC transporter ATP-binding protein: MSILKATTVRKVYGGGLNHAETVALNNVDIYVDKGEFVSVMGPSGSGKSTLLNILSGFDYATSGEVVINETNITAMEPDRLAIFRRANIGYVFQEYNLLDSLTIKENIMLPMILDNRDIVQMQQKADDLLALLGISEIKEKRPFSVSGGQQQRAAIGRALINDTAILFADEPTGNLDSKASRVVLHNFLKMNKERSITILMVTHNPYAASFSDRVLFLQDGNIKTQLYKKDDQEDFFQQILDNLAALEERSYDF, translated from the coding sequence ATGAGCATACTAAAAGCCACAACTGTAAGAAAGGTTTACGGAGGAGGGCTGAACCATGCGGAAACGGTGGCCTTAAATAATGTTGATATCTATGTAGACAAAGGTGAATTCGTCTCTGTTATGGGCCCTTCAGGGAGCGGAAAGAGCACCCTTCTCAATATACTAAGTGGGTTCGACTATGCTACTTCCGGGGAAGTGGTAATTAATGAGACAAACATTACCGCCATGGAGCCAGATCGGCTGGCCATTTTTAGACGTGCAAATATCGGTTATGTGTTTCAGGAATATAATTTGTTAGATAGCCTGACCATCAAGGAAAACATCATGTTGCCCATGATCCTTGATAACAGGGATATTGTACAAATGCAGCAGAAAGCTGATGATTTGCTCGCTCTCCTTGGAATTAGTGAAATTAAGGAAAAGCGTCCTTTCAGTGTGTCTGGAGGCCAACAGCAAAGGGCAGCGATTGGACGAGCCCTAATTAACGATACTGCAATTTTGTTTGCCGACGAACCCACCGGCAACTTGGATTCCAAAGCATCCAGGGTTGTACTGCACAATTTCTTAAAAATGAACAAAGAGAGAAGCATTACTATCTTAATGGTGACTCATAATCCATACGCTGCCAGCTTTAGCGACAGAGTCTTATTTTTGCAGGACGGTAATATTAAGACACAGTTATACAAAAAGGATGACCAAGAGGACTTCTTTCAGCAAATCTTAGATAATTTGGCGGCCCTGGAGGAGAGAAGTTATGACTTTTAG
- a CDS encoding IS3 family transposase has translation MEKVTISDKFKFIKTHKFGHSMEKMCMLLKVSRSGYYDWVDRPPSNREKKDQKILKIIKKTHIKHPVWGVDPIWAEVKETIHCSRGTVYRLMKENGIKSKRRAKWKATTNSKHNLPVAPNLLEQNFNTELPNTVWVGDITYNWTDEGWLYTAIVKDLCTKDVVGYAMGDRIVKDLVIRAMAMAVRNEKPKKDLIFHSDRGSQYCSNDFKDLLKTSNIRQSMSRKGNPYDNACAENFFSCLKCECTNFYIFETRDEAKQAIFEYIEVYYNRQRRHASLGWITPLAYKKLFAHDIVA, from the coding sequence ATAGAAAAAGTAACAATTAGTGACAAATTTAAATTTATTAAAACTCACAAATTCGGGCATTCTATGGAGAAAATGTGTATGCTATTAAAAGTTTCCCGAAGTGGTTATTATGACTGGGTGGACAGGCCACCATCTAATCGAGAAAAAAAGGATCAAAAAATCCTTAAGATAATAAAAAAGACCCATATCAAGCACCCAGTATGGGGCGTCGACCCTATCTGGGCAGAGGTTAAAGAAACCATACACTGCAGCCGTGGAACAGTCTATAGGCTGATGAAAGAAAACGGCATCAAGTCAAAGCGTAGAGCTAAGTGGAAAGCAACAACCAACAGCAAGCACAATTTACCGGTAGCACCAAACTTATTAGAGCAGAACTTCAATACAGAGCTACCAAATACTGTCTGGGTGGGAGACATTACATATAATTGGACAGATGAAGGCTGGCTATATACAGCCATAGTAAAGGATTTATGCACCAAAGATGTCGTAGGTTACGCTATGGGAGATAGAATTGTCAAAGACCTGGTTATAAGAGCAATGGCGATGGCCGTAAGAAACGAAAAACCCAAAAAAGATCTAATATTTCATTCAGATAGAGGAAGTCAATACTGCTCAAATGATTTCAAAGACCTATTAAAAACTAGTAATATCAGGCAAAGCATGAGTCGCAAGGGCAATCCTTACGATAATGCCTGTGCAGAAAATTTCTTTAGCTGTTTAAAATGTGAATGCACTAATTTTTATATATTTGAAACCCGAGATGAAGCAAAACAGGCCATTTTTGAATATATAGAAGTTTATTACAACAGACAAAGGCGACACGCCTCTTTGGGGTGGATTACACCGCTGGCATATAAAAAGCTTTTTGCCCATGACATTGTGGCTTAA
- a CDS encoding sensor histidine kinase: MNRKLPGEFLKDHISLTIFYYVAVSLLILYFTLEIDEGIDLFYPLALATLVYLVFISIKAVNYLRFANLLFSLRTGAFGHSMSNAGLSSQQKITVATINEITKTALNRQHQLQLQNQEKQRVISHIVHNIKTPAAVIDLAVQNCKEGEDATRALEQIQQENRNINDNLDQVLNYLRLDKFQHDYLIERVDLVCQLREKINQKKDSFIYNNVFPKMSVTGELYVLTDRKWNGIILDQVISNAIKYTAVKEEDGIISFRIFAAAEKVNLEIEDNGIGIFQFDLKRVFEQFFTGKNGRQVKTASGIGLYICKKIADELNHQIKITSEVGIGTKVVITYLTKT, encoded by the coding sequence ATGAATAGAAAGTTACCGGGGGAATTCCTCAAGGACCATATTTCTCTTACCATATTTTACTATGTGGCGGTTTCCCTGCTCATATTATATTTTACTTTGGAGATAGATGAAGGAATTGACCTGTTTTACCCGTTAGCTCTTGCCACCCTTGTCTATCTTGTCTTTATCTCAATTAAGGCCGTAAATTATCTGCGCTTTGCAAACCTTCTGTTTTCTCTGCGGACAGGGGCATTTGGACATAGTATGAGCAATGCAGGTCTTAGCTCTCAGCAAAAAATTACAGTGGCAACTATTAATGAAATAACTAAAACAGCTCTAAACAGACAGCATCAGCTACAACTGCAAAACCAAGAAAAACAGCGGGTGATATCACACATTGTTCATAACATTAAGACTCCCGCTGCTGTGATAGACTTAGCGGTGCAGAACTGCAAAGAAGGAGAGGACGCTACCAGAGCACTGGAACAGATACAACAGGAAAACAGAAATATCAACGACAATTTGGACCAGGTTCTAAACTATCTGCGCCTTGATAAATTCCAGCATGACTACTTAATCGAAAGGGTTGATTTGGTCTGCCAATTACGGGAGAAAATCAACCAAAAGAAAGATAGCTTTATTTATAACAATGTTTTCCCCAAAATGTCTGTGACAGGAGAGTTATACGTCTTAACCGACAGAAAGTGGAATGGTATAATACTGGATCAGGTTATTTCTAATGCCATTAAATATACAGCCGTTAAGGAAGAAGATGGGATAATTAGCTTTCGCATCTTTGCTGCTGCAGAAAAGGTTAATCTGGAGATTGAAGATAATGGAATTGGCATATTCCAATTTGATTTAAAAAGAGTTTTTGAGCAGTTTTTTACCGGTAAGAATGGCCGTCAGGTGAAAACAGCTTCTGGCATAGGGCTATATATCTGTAAAAAAATAGCTGATGAGCTCAATCATCAGATTAAAATAACCTCTGAGGTAGGTATAGGCACCAAGGTGGTAATCACTTACCTTACAAAAACGTAA
- a CDS encoding SHOCT domain-containing protein, with translation MGDYIFEVKSITGQVMYIYEDKIELTQKGAAGFITQGLKGSKTFYYSDISSVQFKNCGWTNGFFEFSFAGGIDKPGGVWSGMNNDNRYVFGKPTIWAAKKLAAEMEPINKFIQNKLREFKNNNRQQIVQQSSNADEILKYKNLLEQGIITQEEFDAKKKQLLGI, from the coding sequence ATGGGAGATTACATTTTTGAAGTAAAAAGCATAACTGGACAAGTGATGTACATTTATGAGGATAAAATAGAGTTAACACAAAAAGGTGCTGCTGGATTTATTACACAAGGGTTAAAAGGTTCAAAAACATTTTATTACAGCGATATTTCCAGTGTTCAGTTTAAAAACTGTGGTTGGACAAATGGCTTTTTTGAATTTTCTTTTGCAGGTGGTATTGATAAACCAGGTGGTGTTTGGAGTGGGATGAATAACGATAATAGATATGTTTTTGGCAAACCAACTATATGGGCGGCAAAAAAATTGGCAGCGGAAATGGAACCAATTAATAAGTTTATTCAAAACAAACTACGTGAATTTAAAAATAATAACCGTCAACAAATAGTTCAGCAATCATCAAATGCAGATGAAATTCTAAAATATAAAAACCTTTTGGAGCAAGGCATTATTACTCAGGAAGAATTCGATGCAAAGAAAAAACAGTTGCTTGGTATATAG
- a CDS encoding response regulator transcription factor: MYRVALIEDDIQLRELISGMLKRYGYEVLAIDDFKHIMEYLKQENPDIILLDINLPYFDGFEICKAIRRKSNVPIIIISARNSEAEQVMGIEFGADDYVTKPFSMEVLRAKITACIRRVYGKYIYEKNMLEYGYFMLDYNTFSVSYRKKCVDLTKNEFRILKRLAEKSKTIVEREELLRELWDDIDFVDNNTLNVNVSRIKAKLKEIGIGEAIVAKRGQGYIFTPYWLEEHNE; encoded by the coding sequence ATGTATAGGGTAGCTTTGATTGAGGATGATATTCAGCTAAGAGAGTTGATATCCGGGATGTTAAAACGATACGGCTATGAAGTATTGGCAATAGATGATTTCAAGCATATTATGGAGTATCTAAAGCAGGAAAACCCGGATATAATTCTTTTAGATATTAATCTGCCGTATTTCGACGGTTTTGAAATTTGTAAAGCCATTAGACGGAAAAGTAATGTACCGATAATAATTATTTCGGCAAGAAACAGTGAGGCTGAGCAGGTAATGGGAATCGAATTTGGAGCAGATGACTATGTAACCAAACCTTTTAGTATGGAGGTTCTCAGAGCTAAAATAACTGCCTGCATCAGACGTGTATACGGTAAATACATCTACGAAAAAAACATGCTGGAGTATGGATACTTTATGCTTGATTACAATACCTTTTCTGTATCCTACCGGAAAAAGTGCGTGGATCTTACCAAAAATGAGTTCAGAATACTAAAACGGTTGGCGGAAAAGAGCAAAACCATTGTGGAGCGGGAAGAATTGTTAAGGGAGCTTTGGGATGATATCGACTTTGTTGATAATAACACCCTTAACGTAAACGTCTCTAGGATTAAAGCCAAGTTAAAAGAAATCGGCATCGGCGAAGCGATAGTTGCGAAACGGGGACAGGGATATATTTTTACGCCTTATTGGCTGGAGGAGCACAATGAATAG
- a CDS encoding AraC family transcriptional regulator, translated as MHAWEQIQKTVDYIEKHLAEEIRIENLAKLASLSQFYYQRLFSRLVKKPVNEYIRLRRLARAAEAMQDKSKRILDIALENGFSSHEILTRSFKDAFGMTPEAYRANPVRLNNFVKPQLLLNYTLIDEDVPLIADGIVLEVTRKKISKPQYFIGLTTEEPVEQMPGSGGTGVDTLGQLWDSFHEKKSSLSELAAGGDELGVASAGTKEGYYRYFAGAEAITDKTPENYTSWELSAGEYIVCSFEAEDFEHLIMDALYKAHKYLFETWLPNHKLNVKPFAAERYASHSPDTTSMEIWVMPEI; from the coding sequence ATGCACGCATGGGAACAAATACAAAAAACTGTTGACTACATTGAGAAACATTTAGCTGAAGAAATAAGAATTGAAAACCTGGCGAAGCTTGCTTCACTTTCACAGTTTTATTATCAGAGGCTCTTTAGCCGCTTAGTAAAAAAACCGGTAAATGAGTACATCAGGCTGCGCCGCCTTGCAAGGGCAGCCGAAGCTATGCAAGATAAGAGCAAAAGGATTCTGGATATTGCCTTGGAGAATGGATTTTCCTCACATGAAATACTGACCAGAAGCTTTAAGGACGCATTTGGGATGACACCGGAAGCATACCGAGCCAATCCTGTCCGGCTGAATAATTTTGTAAAACCTCAACTGCTCTTGAATTACACACTGATTGATGAGGACGTACCCTTGATTGCCGATGGGATTGTTCTTGAGGTTACACGTAAAAAGATCTCAAAACCGCAGTACTTTATTGGACTTACAACGGAAGAACCTGTTGAGCAAATGCCCGGCAGCGGTGGAACAGGAGTTGACACACTGGGACAGCTATGGGATTCATTTCATGAAAAGAAATCGTCTCTCTCTGAACTGGCAGCAGGCGGTGATGAACTTGGCGTTGCCTCTGCCGGTACAAAAGAAGGGTATTATCGCTATTTTGCCGGTGCTGAAGCAATAACGGACAAAACTCCTGAAAACTACACTTCCTGGGAGCTGTCTGCCGGAGAGTATATTGTCTGTTCTTTTGAGGCTGAGGATTTCGAGCATCTCATTATGGATGCATTGTACAAGGCTCATAAATACCTGTTTGAGACATGGCTTCCCAACCACAAGCTCAATGTCAAACCATTTGCAGCGGAACGCTATGCCAGCCACAGCCCGGATACCACCAGTATGGAAATATGGGTAATGCCTGAGATTTAA
- a CDS encoding EAL domain-containing protein: MKNVTKTSLLDDLELSPVSLQDNLLPYFQAIVCVNTLKVIGYEALGRKISTKGIESLGPYFHNPDISVENKIQVDRILRKKSIEAFSKIDNSHHLLFLNIQPQWIYLYKDSPQKLPTINYLQRYGISGEQIVIEISESEFVGDITLLNNLISRYRSIGCRIAIDDVGCGFSNFDRIAYLHPDYLKIDASIVQHSSKEELTLCLLESLGIFAQRMGIDLIFEGIENDRQFSIGLHAGARYYQGFFFSHPSPDMDEKNNWVNNIEVDLESRIRVEGTLFDQQMKLSKKITRLLRHLSSSSSFVSQEEYITVLLNVAPLEWFRIYICNNRGFQITPNYCRSSKKEWKIQPEYINHYWGWRPYYVPTLVRSQRLKRAVFSESYLDMESSTRVYTFCYPLDLKTYIFIDVRLPHNLHDFL, translated from the coding sequence ATGAAAAATGTAACAAAAACAAGTCTTTTAGATGATTTGGAATTATCACCTGTTAGCTTACAAGATAATTTATTACCTTATTTTCAAGCAATCGTTTGTGTAAATACCCTTAAGGTTATTGGTTATGAAGCACTTGGAAGAAAGATTTCAACTAAAGGAATAGAAAGCCTGGGACCGTATTTCCATAATCCTGACATATCTGTAGAAAACAAAATACAGGTTGATCGTATTTTACGGAAAAAATCAATCGAAGCTTTTAGTAAAATCGATAATAGTCATCATCTCTTGTTCTTAAATATTCAACCCCAGTGGATTTATTTATATAAAGATTCGCCACAGAAATTGCCAACTATTAACTACTTGCAAAGATATGGTATATCTGGAGAACAAATAGTTATTGAAATTTCCGAATCAGAATTTGTAGGAGATATTACTCTTTTAAATAATTTGATTTCAAGGTATCGTAGTATTGGCTGCAGGATTGCTATTGATGATGTGGGCTGTGGTTTTAGCAATTTTGACCGGATTGCTTACTTGCATCCAGATTATTTAAAAATCGATGCAAGTATCGTGCAGCATAGCAGTAAAGAGGAATTAACACTCTGTCTTTTAGAATCCCTGGGCATTTTTGCCCAGAGGATGGGTATAGACCTTATATTCGAAGGAATAGAAAACGACAGACAATTTTCTATTGGTCTCCATGCTGGAGCCAGGTATTATCAAGGTTTCTTCTTTTCTCATCCTTCTCCTGATATGGATGAGAAAAATAATTGGGTTAATAATATTGAAGTAGACTTAGAAAGTCGAATAAGAGTAGAAGGAACACTTTTTGACCAGCAGATGAAATTATCCAAAAAAATAACCCGGTTATTACGTCACCTTTCTTCTTCAAGTTCATTTGTGAGCCAGGAAGAATATATCACTGTTCTTCTTAATGTTGCTCCCTTGGAATGGTTTCGAATATACATATGCAACAACCGTGGTTTTCAGATTACTCCTAATTATTGCAGAAGTTCTAAAAAAGAATGGAAAATACAACCAGAGTATATTAACCATTACTGGGGTTGGCGCCCTTACTATGTTCCCACTCTTGTAAGGTCACAACGACTAAAAAGAGCTGTATTTTCTGAGTCTTATTTAGATATGGAGTCATCAACCAGGGTATATACATTTTGTTATCCACTTGATTTAAAAACTTATATTTTTATTGATGTACGTTTACCACACAACCTACACGATTTTTTGTAA
- a CDS encoding TetR/AcrR family transcriptional regulator translates to MPRAFTEQEKRYIRKKLLDAGLDLFGSRGVRKVSVDELVQEANISKGAFYKFFASKEDLYFALLDEAQEKFKKSILAAAENTPSDNKSDHLKHIFRQAVKSWTENPLSARLDSDDLEYVLRKMPPELIEEHMSDDADFSKQLLELCSDAGINMGQEPQLVSGLLRSVFLVSLHEERFPADIFPKVIDTLFDLIAEYIARNSAENNSTHEDGD, encoded by the coding sequence ATGCCGCGAGCGTTTACTGAACAAGAAAAACGTTATATCAGAAAAAAGCTTTTAGATGCTGGGCTAGATTTATTCGGCTCACGGGGGGTACGTAAAGTCAGCGTTGATGAACTGGTCCAGGAGGCAAACATTTCTAAAGGTGCTTTCTACAAATTTTTTGCTTCTAAGGAGGATCTATATTTTGCTCTTCTTGACGAAGCCCAGGAAAAGTTTAAAAAAAGTATTCTGGCTGCAGCAGAGAATACCCCTTCGGACAACAAATCAGACCATCTAAAACATATCTTCAGGCAGGCAGTTAAGTCATGGACTGAGAATCCGTTATCAGCACGATTAGACAGTGATGATTTAGAATATGTGCTGAGGAAAATGCCGCCTGAGCTGATAGAAGAGCATATGTCTGACGATGCGGATTTTTCAAAACAACTGTTGGAATTATGCAGTGACGCAGGTATAAATATGGGGCAGGAGCCGCAGCTTGTAAGCGGCCTGTTGCGTTCAGTTTTTTTGGTGTCTTTGCATGAAGAACGCTTTCCAGCAGATATATTCCCCAAGGTTATTGACACTTTGTTTGACCTGATTGCTGAATATATTGCAAGGAACAGCGCAGAAAACAACAGTACTCATGAGGACGGGGATTAA
- a CDS encoding response regulator has protein sequence MIIIAELLSAHLSKFGFVVYRCEKFSNILSEFEKEQPHLVLLDVNLPSFDVFYWCAKLCTKSSCPILFLSSRNSDSDQVFAISNGGDDYITKPFSFEVVTAKVNAQLRRVYGEYANAIGDKLACGDCYFSQSKLLLKCGNNSNVIVTISGPLRKRNPNFPLLSPLLTIIFLFVAVKSPESYSGKSFFSGEYEPFSLNRTPFREDIVTFHKVLKY, from the coding sequence ATGATAATTATAGCCGAGCTTTTATCGGCTCATTTATCTAAATTTGGTTTTGTGGTTTATCGCTGCGAAAAATTTTCAAATATTTTGAGTGAGTTTGAAAAGGAACAACCACATCTCGTTCTCCTTGATGTGAATTTGCCATCTTTTGATGTTTTTTATTGGTGTGCGAAGCTATGCACAAAATCTTCATGCCCAATATTGTTTTTGTCTTCTCGAAACTCCGATTCTGATCAAGTATTTGCCATTTCAAACGGAGGAGATGACTATATCACAAAGCCGTTTTCCTTTGAAGTGGTTACTGCAAAAGTCAATGCACAGCTTCGTCGGGTTTACGGTGAATATGCAAATGCCATTGGGGACAAGCTTGCTTGCGGCGATTGTTATTTTTCCCAAAGCAAACTTCTGCTGAAATGTGGTAACAATTCAAATGTTATAGTAACAATCTCAGGACCGTTGAGGAAACGAAACCCTAATTTTCCGTTGCTAAGCCCCTTGCTGACAATCATCTTCTTATTTGTAGCAGTAAAAAGTCCTGAATCATACTCAGGGAAGAGTTTTTTTTCCGGTGAATATGAGCCATTCTCTCTAAATCGGACACCGTTTCGTGAAGATATCGTGACATTTCATAAAGTTTTGAAATATTAG